One part of the Algibacter sp. L1A34 genome encodes these proteins:
- the folK gene encoding 2-amino-4-hydroxy-6-hydroxymethyldihydropteridine diphosphokinase — protein sequence MMRTTKFHIALGSNKGDKFKNLQNAVDAIYLKIGSIKLISNVYKAPAFGFESEDFLNCCLVLESDLEPQTVLDILLTIETELGRTRKLKDAYEARIIDLDIVFAEEEIISTETLKVPHPEMQKRKFVLMPLNDIAAKVKHAKLGKTVSELLDACRDDSDLEAINILLKNPSENLDFSKYNYIAIEGNIGAGKTSLANKIAQDFNARLLKERFADNPFLPKFYNDAQRYAFTLEMSFLADRYQQISEDLAQLDLFKQFVVSDYDVFKSLIFSKITLNTDEYGLYRKLFYLMYKDIPKPELYIYLYQNTERLQQNIKKRGRDYEQNIADDYLEKINSGYLAFLKSQTDFNVKIIDISDRDFVTNRSDYLWVLGEICDEQL from the coding sequence ATGATGAGAACAACAAAATTTCACATTGCTTTAGGAAGTAATAAAGGCGATAAATTTAAAAATTTGCAAAACGCTGTGGATGCTATTTACCTGAAAATTGGTAGTATTAAGTTGATTTCCAATGTGTATAAGGCGCCTGCTTTCGGGTTTGAAAGTGAAGATTTCTTGAATTGTTGCTTGGTTTTAGAAAGTGATTTAGAGCCGCAAACGGTGCTCGACATATTATTAACTATTGAAACTGAATTAGGTAGAACTCGAAAATTAAAAGACGCTTACGAAGCACGAATTATAGACTTAGATATTGTTTTTGCTGAAGAAGAAATAATAAGTACCGAAACGCTAAAGGTACCACATCCTGAAATGCAAAAGCGAAAATTTGTGTTGATGCCGCTTAACGATATTGCTGCTAAGGTGAAACATGCTAAATTAGGTAAAACAGTTTCAGAATTATTAGATGCTTGTAGAGATGATTCTGATTTAGAAGCTATAAATATTTTGTTAAAGAACCCTAGTGAAAACCTAGATTTTTCAAAATATAATTACATTGCTATAGAAGGAAATATTGGTGCGGGAAAAACGAGTTTGGCAAATAAAATTGCACAAGATTTTAATGCAAGACTGCTTAAGGAGCGTTTTGCAGATAATCCATTTTTACCAAAATTTTATAACGATGCACAGCGTTATGCCTTTACGTTAGAAATGTCTTTTTTGGCAGATCGCTATCAGCAAATTTCGGAAGATTTAGCACAACTCGATTTGTTTAAGCAGTTTGTTGTAAGTGATTATGATGTGTTTAAATCGCTTATTTTTTCAAAAATAACCTTAAATACAGATGAATATGGTTTGTATAGAAAGTTGTTTTACTTAATGTATAAAGATATTCCGAAACCAGAATTATATATTTATTTATACCAAAACACAGAGCGCTTACAGCAAAATATTAAAAAACGAGGACGTGATTACGAGCAAAATATAGCGGACGATTATTTAGAAAAAATTAACTCGGGGTATTTAGCGTTTCTAAAAAGTCAAACTGATTTTAACGTGAAAATTATTGACATTTCCGATCGCGATTTTGTTACGAATAGGAGTGACTATTTGTGGGTTTTGGGAGAGATTTGTGACGAACAACTTTAA
- a CDS encoding queuosine precursor transporter: MTLKDKLAAQRIYMLLGALFITSLVVSNLIFQKFFYWYPFDVEIFGSKLFEVSVGILPYPITFLITDLISEIYGKKRANQIVTAGIFASFFSLLIVYVSDLVPATPWSPVQNGMFNTVFGNTVLAVFASMMAYLFAQFIDIQIYHFWKQLTKGKHLWLRNNFSTFLSQFLDTFTVVGLLCIFEIIAWERFLGLLLSGFIFKIIIALFDTPFLYLGVFLFRKRFRLKVNEEIHLL, encoded by the coding sequence ATGACTTTAAAAGACAAACTAGCTGCCCAACGAATTTATATGCTTTTGGGAGCTTTATTTATTACCTCGTTAGTTGTTTCTAACCTTATTTTTCAGAAATTTTTCTATTGGTATCCTTTTGATGTTGAAATTTTTGGATCAAAACTTTTTGAAGTTTCAGTAGGCATTCTCCCCTATCCCATTACTTTTTTAATAACCGATTTAATAAGTGAAATTTATGGAAAAAAGAGAGCCAACCAAATCGTTACAGCAGGAATTTTCGCTTCGTTTTTTTCTCTTTTAATCGTTTATGTTTCCGATTTAGTACCTGCAACACCATGGTCGCCCGTTCAAAACGGCATGTTTAATACCGTATTTGGCAATACTGTTTTGGCTGTTTTCGCGAGTATGATGGCATATTTATTTGCTCAATTTATTGACATTCAAATTTATCATTTCTGGAAACAACTCACCAAAGGCAAGCATCTATGGCTAAGAAATAATTTTTCAACCTTCTTATCTCAGTTTTTAGACACGTTTACCGTAGTTGGTTTACTCTGTATTTTCGAGATTATTGCCTGGGAACGTTTTTTGGGGTTGTTGCTTAGTGGGTTTATATTTAAAATAATTATTGCCCTTTTCGACACACCTTTTTTATATTTAGGTGTATTTTTATTCCGAAAACGATTCAGGCTAAAAGTAAATGAAGAGATTCACTTACTTTAG
- a CDS encoding AsmA-like C-terminal region-containing protein, with product MKKVLKITGFTILTILILLIVIPFVFQGKIQGMVKQFINENVNANVEFSDVSLSFLRRFPEAHVSINDFVITNFEPFKGDTLVAAKTIAFTVSIPELFKTAGEDPIVINSISIDEALVTLKTNTEGQTNYDIAKASETETTSSETESSSFAFSIDNYSIENSAFNYIDESSKMMMQISELNHTGSGTFSGATSELDTETDANVSFTMDGTNYLNHNAIKLDALIDLDLTNSKYTFKENKGYINKLPIEFNGFVQLLDEGQNIDLTFKNPESDFKNFLALIPETYSGSLDGVQTSGDFTINGIVKGVNSDKTIPTFDINIASNNASFKYPDLPKSVKNIVINTTIKNTTGFLDDTFVDIKTLNFKIDDDVFKSSASIKNITKNMLVKANLDGVLNLANISKAYPVKLENELTGILKAKLNTAFDMNAIETNAFERIKSSGTASLSNFVYASEDMANPINISEADLTFNSQSVTLNHFKAKTGESDINASGTINNLLGFVLSDTELKGNFDLNSNLFKMSDFMTESETATTDNKTTTDGESLKIPAFLDCTINANAKTVIYDNLKLTDVKGKLLIKDQQATLSNVTSSIFDGALSISGDVSTKTETPTFSFNLDANNFDISKSFQGLELLQNLAPIAKLLQGKLNTNINLAGSLDKEFAPNLSTVSGNALAELLTTNIDENKDGLISKLESSISFIDFSKLDLKDLKTKLEFANGQVSVKPFDLKYKDIAITVSGSHGFDKTLNYNAVFNVPAKYLGSEVTQLISKIDSDEAKNITIPVTANIGGSYTSPTVKTDLTNGVTNLTKQLVEIEKQKLLNKGKDQVTDLIGGIISGNKTKTDSTKTEQTNAVKDVLGGILGNKTTQTDSTKTTSNTTTTNAVKNVLGGLLKKKTKDTIK from the coding sequence ATGAAGAAAGTTTTAAAAATCACCGGTTTCACCATACTTACCATACTTATTTTATTAATTGTTATTCCATTTGTTTTCCAAGGGAAAATCCAAGGAATGGTAAAACAATTTATAAACGAAAACGTAAACGCTAACGTAGAGTTTAGCGATGTAAGCCTTAGTTTTCTTCGTCGCTTCCCAGAAGCACATGTTAGTATAAATGATTTTGTTATTACCAACTTTGAACCATTTAAAGGTGACACCCTTGTTGCCGCAAAAACAATTGCTTTCACGGTATCTATTCCAGAATTATTTAAAACAGCCGGCGAAGACCCTATTGTTATTAATAGTATTTCTATAGATGAAGCCTTGGTTACTCTAAAAACCAACACCGAAGGACAAACCAACTACGATATTGCAAAAGCAAGCGAAACCGAAACAACAAGTAGCGAGACAGAAAGCAGCAGTTTTGCATTTAGTATAGACAATTACAGCATTGAAAATAGTGCTTTTAACTATATAGATGAAAGTTCTAAAATGATGATGCAAATCTCAGAATTAAACCACACTGGAAGCGGAACATTCTCGGGAGCAACATCGGAACTTGATACGGAAACAGATGCAAACGTCAGCTTTACTATGGATGGCACCAATTACCTTAACCATAATGCTATAAAACTAGATGCTTTAATAGATTTAGACTTAACGAACAGTAAATATACTTTTAAAGAAAACAAAGGTTATATTAATAAACTACCTATAGAATTTAATGGTTTTGTTCAGTTATTAGACGAAGGCCAGAATATTGATTTAACATTTAAAAATCCAGAATCTGACTTTAAAAACTTCTTGGCCTTAATTCCGGAAACATACTCAGGAAGTCTTGATGGTGTTCAAACTAGTGGTGATTTTACAATTAATGGTATTGTAAAAGGCGTAAACTCAGACAAAACTATACCAACGTTCGATATTAACATTGCATCAAATAACGCATCTTTTAAATACCCCGATTTACCAAAAAGCGTAAAAAACATTGTAATTAACACCACGATAAAAAACACAACAGGATTTTTAGATGATACTTTTGTGGATATAAAAACACTGAATTTTAAAATTGATGATGATGTTTTTAAATCGTCTGCCAGCATAAAAAACATCACGAAGAATATGCTTGTAAAAGCAAATTTAGATGGTGTTTTAAACTTAGCAAACATATCTAAAGCTTACCCTGTGAAGCTTGAAAACGAACTTACCGGAATTTTAAAAGCCAAATTAAATACGGCTTTCGATATGAATGCGATTGAAACAAATGCTTTCGAACGCATCAAAAGTAGCGGAACTGCAAGCCTTAGTAATTTTGTTTACGCTTCAGAAGATATGGCAAACCCTATTAATATTTCCGAAGCCGACTTAACCTTTAACTCACAATCGGTAACTCTAAATCATTTTAAAGCTAAAACCGGTGAAAGTGATATAAACGCTAGCGGAACTATAAACAATTTACTTGGTTTTGTACTTAGTGACACGGAACTTAAAGGTAATTTCGATTTAAATTCAAACCTATTTAAAATGAGTGATTTTATGACGGAAAGCGAAACAGCTACTACCGATAATAAAACCACAACTGATGGTGAATCGTTAAAGATTCCAGCATTTTTAGATTGTACAATAAACGCCAATGCTAAAACGGTAATTTATGATAATTTAAAGTTAACCGATGTTAAGGGCAAACTATTAATTAAAGACCAACAAGCTACGTTAAGCAATGTAACTTCTAGTATTTTTGATGGCGCACTTTCCATTTCTGGCGATGTTTCTACTAAAACAGAAACACCAACTTTTAGTTTTAATTTAGATGCTAATAATTTCGATATTTCTAAATCGTTTCAAGGTTTAGAATTATTGCAAAACCTAGCACCTATAGCTAAATTATTACAAGGTAAATTAAACACAAACATTAATTTAGCTGGTAGTTTAGATAAAGAATTCGCTCCAAACTTAAGTACAGTTTCTGGGAATGCATTAGCCGAATTATTAACGACAAATATAGACGAAAACAAAGATGGGTTAATAAGTAAACTAGAAAGCTCAATCAGTTTTATCGATTTTAGTAAACTAGATTTAAAAGATCTAAAAACAAAACTTGAATTTGCTAACGGACAGGTGAGTGTAAAACCTTTCGATTTAAAATATAAAGATATTGCAATCACCGTTTCTGGTTCGCATGGTTTTGATAAAACGCTAAATTACAATGCCGTTTTTAATGTGCCAGCAAAATATTTAGGTAGCGAGGTTACCCAACTTATTAGTAAAATTGATAGCGACGAAGCTAAAAACATTACAATTCCTGTTACTGCAAATATTGGAGGATCTTACACGAGCCCAACCGTGAAAACCGATTTAACAAATGGTGTTACCAACCTAACGAAACAATTGGTTGAAATAGAAAAACAAAAACTACTTAACAAAGGAAAAGACCAAGTTACCGACTTAATTGGTGGTATTATAAGCGGAAACAAAACCAAAACCGATTCTACCAAAACCGAACAAACAAATGCGGTTAAAGATGTTTTAGGTGGTATTCTGGGGAATAAAACAACACAAACAGATTCTACAAAAACGACATCGAATACAACAACTACCAATGCTGTAAAAAATGTACTTGGTGGTTTATTAAAGAAAAAAACAAAGGATACAATTAAATAA
- a CDS encoding RNA methyltransferase, whose translation MRKLKNNELDRLSVDAFKEAKKTPIIIVLDNIRSLNNIGSVFRTSDAFLVEKIYLCGITATPPHKDIHKTALGSTDTVAWEHVENTMDLVEKLKADKVKICSIEQAENATMLNNFTPEENTKYALVFGNEVKGVAQNVVSASDVVIEIPQYGTKHSLNISVSCGVVVWDIFSKLVNQFKQ comes from the coding sequence ATGCGTAAATTAAAAAATAACGAGCTAGACAGACTGAGTGTTGATGCTTTTAAGGAGGCAAAAAAAACACCTATTATTATTGTTCTCGATAATATTAGAAGTTTAAATAATATTGGTTCTGTATTTAGAACGAGTGATGCGTTTTTGGTTGAGAAAATTTACCTCTGCGGTATTACGGCAACGCCACCACATAAAGACATTCATAAAACTGCGCTTGGAAGCACGGATACTGTAGCTTGGGAACACGTTGAAAACACCATGGATTTGGTTGAAAAACTTAAAGCTGATAAAGTAAAAATCTGTTCTATTGAGCAAGCTGAAAACGCAACGATGCTTAACAATTTTACTCCAGAGGAGAATACGAAATACGCACTTGTTTTTGGTAACGAAGTTAAGGGTGTGGCACAAAATGTGGTTAGCGCTAGCGATGTGGTTATTGAGATTCCGCAGTACGGTACAAAGCACTCTTTAAATATTTCTGTGAGTTGTGGTGTTGTTGTTTGGGATATATTTAGTAAATTGGTAAACCAATTTAAACAATAA
- a CDS encoding class I SAM-dependent methyltransferase, whose amino-acid sequence MHQIYKLNLWGGTEFDFYSGSGSHDPDIINPYLDVLTAFLESYNRTLTVCDLGCGDFNIGKQLTQFTKKYIAADIVESLIERNKQIYQADNLEFHCLNIAKDELPTGDCIILRQVLQHLSNAEIERVVEKLANYKYIILTEHLPLGNFTPNKDIISGQGIRLKQNSGVNLLEAPFNLEVKTETILGEYILEHHKGRIVTKLYEVI is encoded by the coding sequence ATGCATCAAATTTACAAATTGAATCTTTGGGGTGGCACCGAATTCGATTTCTATTCTGGATCTGGCTCTCACGATCCGGACATTATAAACCCGTATTTAGATGTTTTAACTGCTTTTTTAGAATCGTATAACAGAACTTTAACAGTCTGCGATTTAGGTTGTGGTGATTTTAATATAGGTAAACAGCTTACTCAATTCACAAAAAAATATATTGCCGCAGATATTGTTGAAAGCCTTATTGAGAGAAATAAACAAATATACCAAGCTGATAATTTAGAATTCCATTGTCTAAATATTGCTAAAGACGAACTCCCAACGGGTGACTGTATTATTCTCCGCCAAGTATTACAGCATTTATCTAATGCTGAAATAGAACGTGTAGTAGAAAAACTAGCTAATTATAAATACATTATACTGACAGAACATTTACCGTTAGGCAACTTTACACCTAATAAAGATATTATTTCTGGACAAGGCATTAGATTGAAACAAAACAGCGGCGTTAACCTACTAGAAGCTCCTTTTAATTTAGAAGTTAAAACAGAAACTATACTTGGAGAATATATTTTAGAACACCATAAAGGACGAATTGTAACGAAGTTATATGAGGTTATTTAA
- a CDS encoding cupin domain-containing protein — protein MKTKLKLSFLAALLFSAAAVYAQEIPIKHLDMELQEDQQEQSKNILTNEIDGVTTDHITINSDITQKVDIDATHKTIYLFITGNATLTSGGKTYEIVPETIMLPNNVDDIEFKANEDETLHYLKISVLQTELDLVDIKTFPKENVDNIYFKQFTDCESYTEPIKSPQTTSRTILPNKYIPRVAMGTVRTIGPDKVGAHVHGMLEQLFLGLTDNNSVVYADEAQVDFPEYSLLHIPRGSSHSVSVEADNEMYYVWMDFFVDKDGEEWLKTHNKDD, from the coding sequence ATGAAAACTAAACTAAAATTATCCTTTTTAGCAGCACTTCTTTTCTCTGCTGCAGCCGTTTACGCGCAAGAAATCCCTATCAAACACCTTGATATGGAATTGCAAGAAGACCAACAAGAACAAAGTAAAAACATTTTAACCAATGAGATTGACGGTGTTACCACCGACCACATTACCATTAATAGTGATATTACCCAAAAAGTAGATATCGATGCAACGCACAAAACCATTTATTTATTTATAACGGGTAATGCAACATTAACTTCTGGCGGTAAAACTTACGAGATTGTTCCGGAAACTATTATGTTACCTAACAATGTAGATGATATTGAATTTAAAGCTAATGAAGATGAAACGCTACATTACCTAAAAATATCGGTTTTACAAACAGAATTAGACCTTGTAGATATTAAAACGTTCCCGAAAGAAAATGTAGATAATATTTATTTTAAACAATTTACAGATTGCGAATCGTACACGGAACCAATTAAGAGTCCGCAAACTACAAGTAGAACCATATTACCTAACAAATACATACCAAGAGTAGCCATGGGAACAGTTAGAACTATTGGTCCAGATAAAGTTGGTGCGCACGTACATGGTATGCTTGAGCAATTGTTTTTAGGTCTTACAGATAACAACAGCGTTGTTTATGCAGATGAAGCTCAGGTTGATTTCCCAGAATATTCATTACTACACATTCCAAGAGGTTCAAGCCACTCAGTGAGTGTAGAAGCTGATAATGAAATGTATTATGTTTGGATGGATTTCTTTGTTGATAAAGACGGAGAAGAGTGGTTAAAAACACATAACAAAGACGACTAG
- a CDS encoding MGH1-like glycoside hydrolase domain-containing protein, with product MADKNPESERLATPNNYKNWKNWGPYLAERQWGTVREDYSEHGESWEFIDHEKARSNAYRWGEEGIGGFCDAKEILCLAPAFWNGKDTILKERLFGLTNNQGNHGEDVKELYFHQVSTPTHSYNKYLYKYPHCKFPYGDLVEGNRKGRDEDEYEILDTGCFKDNAYFDCFIEYAKGDIEDILMKVTVVNRGSKAADIHVLPHLWFRNVWKHNDKFERPVIKSTKEGCAQSNSSRNGEYYFYHENGKPLYCENETNNELIYNVPNEVPFVKDGIHEHVVNKKNTVNPKNTGSKMAVWHKFKLKAGEEKSIKIRLSKNQLDNPWEAFDSIFDLRKAECEDFYADIIKKDLPEAQQDLAKKAFSGLLWTKQFYYFDVFKWLFGGPGENKPKRTNMRNYSWQHLTNRHIISMPDKWEYPWYAAWDLAFHMASFVEIDPYFAKDQLLLVLQENYMHPNGQIPAYEWNFSDVNPPVHSYAVWKVYEKDKEKTGKGDLPFLEKAFQKLMINYTWWVNQKDKNGTDLFEGGFLGLDNIGVFDRNHMPEGIARMQQADATSWMAMFSINMLRMSLELAKNNKVYEEPAVKFFRHFLNIAWAMHHIGKKDISLWDDDDNFYYDVVEMNDGRTDRLRVRSLVGVIPMFAVEIINKDLFKELKEFRRRANNIIKTRPDLASLISNLEEANKDGNFMFSIMRGFRLEHLLKRLLDEDEFLSDFGIRSLSKYHEKYPFVFHHNGHHQIQYEPGESRSNMFGGNSNWRGPIWMPLNYMIIQSLRKYYEFYGDEYTYEFPTGSGNKLNLKQIANELTKRLIKLFEPNKDGRYQYHSDDPDKVFTKDEHFKKEHFFYEFFDGNTGRGLGASHQTGWTSLIANLIMEMDKD from the coding sequence ATGGCTGATAAAAATCCTGAATCAGAACGTTTAGCAACTCCTAATAATTATAAAAACTGGAAAAACTGGGGACCATATTTAGCAGAAAGGCAATGGGGAACCGTTAGAGAGGATTATAGCGAACATGGAGAATCGTGGGAATTTATAGATCATGAAAAAGCTAGGAGTAACGCCTATAGATGGGGAGAAGAAGGTATAGGAGGCTTTTGTGATGCCAAAGAAATTTTATGTTTGGCACCTGCATTTTGGAATGGAAAAGACACCATTTTAAAAGAGCGATTGTTCGGCCTTACTAACAACCAAGGAAACCACGGGGAAGATGTTAAGGAACTTTATTTTCATCAAGTATCTACACCAACACATTCATACAATAAATACCTATATAAATATCCGCATTGTAAATTTCCTTACGGCGATTTGGTAGAAGGAAACAGAAAAGGTCGGGACGAAGACGAATATGAAATATTAGACACAGGTTGTTTTAAAGACAACGCTTATTTTGATTGCTTTATTGAATACGCGAAAGGAGACATCGAAGATATCTTAATGAAAGTTACTGTTGTAAACAGAGGCTCGAAAGCAGCAGATATTCATGTATTACCACACTTATGGTTTCGAAATGTTTGGAAACACAATGATAAGTTCGAGCGCCCAGTTATAAAATCGACCAAAGAAGGCTGCGCACAATCTAACAGCAGCAGAAATGGCGAGTACTATTTCTATCACGAAAACGGGAAACCTTTATATTGTGAAAACGAAACCAATAACGAACTTATTTATAACGTACCTAATGAAGTTCCTTTTGTTAAAGACGGAATCCATGAGCACGTTGTAAATAAAAAAAACACTGTAAACCCAAAGAACACAGGCTCTAAAATGGCCGTTTGGCATAAGTTTAAGCTAAAAGCAGGAGAAGAGAAAAGTATTAAAATACGCCTTAGCAAAAATCAATTAGATAATCCTTGGGAAGCTTTTGATTCTATTTTTGATCTAAGAAAAGCGGAATGCGAAGATTTCTATGCCGACATCATAAAAAAGGATTTACCAGAGGCACAACAAGATCTTGCTAAAAAAGCCTTTTCTGGCTTATTATGGACTAAGCAGTTTTATTATTTCGATGTTTTTAAATGGCTTTTTGGAGGCCCTGGAGAAAACAAACCAAAAAGAACCAACATGAGAAATTATAGTTGGCAACACCTTACCAATAGACATATTATATCTATGCCCGACAAATGGGAATATCCTTGGTATGCAGCTTGGGATTTAGCTTTCCACATGGCCTCGTTTGTAGAAATCGACCCCTATTTCGCTAAAGACCAATTACTATTGGTCTTGCAGGAAAACTACATGCACCCTAACGGTCAAATCCCTGCTTACGAGTGGAATTTTAGCGATGTTAACCCGCCTGTACACAGTTATGCTGTATGGAAAGTTTACGAAAAAGATAAAGAAAAAACAGGAAAAGGAGACCTTCCATTTTTAGAAAAAGCATTCCAAAAACTTATGATTAACTACACATGGTGGGTTAACCAAAAAGACAAAAACGGAACAGATTTATTTGAGGGCGGCTTTTTGGGTTTAGATAATATTGGTGTTTTCGACAGAAACCACATGCCAGAAGGTATCGCCAGAATGCAACAAGCAGATGCGACTAGCTGGATGGCTATGTTCTCTATTAATATGCTGCGCATGTCTCTTGAGCTTGCCAAAAACAATAAAGTTTACGAAGAGCCTGCTGTTAAGTTTTTCAGGCATTTTTTGAACATCGCTTGGGCTATGCACCATATTGGAAAAAAAGATATTTCGCTTTGGGATGATGATGATAATTTCTATTATGATGTTGTTGAGATGAATGACGGAAGAACCGACCGTTTAAGAGTACGTTCTTTGGTAGGTGTTATCCCAATGTTTGCTGTAGAAATTATTAACAAGGATTTATTTAAAGAATTAAAAGAATTTAGAAGAAGAGCAAACAACATTATAAAAACACGACCAGATTTAGCATCACTAATTTCAAATTTAGAAGAAGCCAACAAAGACGGCAACTTTATGTTCTCTATTATGCGTGGTTTTAGATTAGAACACTTATTAAAACGTTTACTGGATGAAGATGAATTTTTGTCTGATTTCGGGATTCGTTCGCTTTCAAAATATCACGAAAAATATCCTTTTGTGTTTCACCATAACGGTCATCATCAAATTCAATATGAACCTGGAGAAAGTCGTTCTAATATGTTTGGAGGCAACTCAAATTGGCGTGGACCGATTTGGATGCCTTTAAATTACATGATTATCCAATCGTTACGTAAATACTATGAATTTTATGGCGATGAATATACTTATGAATTCCCAACAGGTTCCGGAAATAAACTTAATTTAAAGCAAATTGCTAATGAATTAACCAAAAGACTGATAAAGCTTTTTGAACCAAATAAAGATGGCAGATATCAATACCATTCTGATGATCCTGACAAGGTTTTCACAAAAGACGAACATTTTAAAAAGGAACACTTTTTCTATGAATTTTTTGATGGCAATACTGGCAGAGGGCTTGGAGCATCTCACCAAACAGGATGGACATCGCTTATTGCTAATTTAATTATGGAAATGGACAAGGACTAA